A single genomic interval of Helianthus annuus cultivar XRQ/B chromosome 6, HanXRQr2.0-SUNRISE, whole genome shotgun sequence harbors:
- the LOC110865513 gene encoding scarecrow-like protein 33, with translation MVMESSFQEYTDFINGFSLDDENTSPVFDQYPGHVNGYRFRDEPLDLSFLDVPSPSPTPANDPASANLLPVALQVDSPDEYTDYVAKFINQILVEENMESKQSMFLDPFALQDTEKSFYEALGNNQLSVQPPFSFESLEEIPGGSTSEYSTHSSTSGSNSVQPQCLRSDSFETKSSVTQTHLRENLPFESTVSVTNDVNDTMDSMINAHVFQSMFTNNETMLQFKKGMEEARKFLPPNKPLVIDLEKYNLPLDIVASPPEVVKTEKVEMDNLSNRFRGRKHFQLEDNSYEDERISKQSAVYEDEEDELSQMFDKILLCTNAKGEPTPGCGDLPKNPNLQYVYSGWNAPVWRTGNANESIDIRTLLINCAQSVAADDYKVASEQLKQIRQHASPSGNASQRLAHIFALGLEARMSGTGSEIYESQKTTGILSADKLKALQSYMSSCPFKKNEIFFANKTIYEAALSSSTLHIVDFGIAYGFQWPILIKHLGDRPGGPPKLRITGIEFPQPGFRPAEWVEETGRRLATYCERFKVPFEYNAIAIQNWEMINIDDLKLQRNEFLAVNALARFENLLDETMVTGSSPRDAVLKLVRDMKPDIFVHSIVNGSYSAPFFVTRFREALFHYSALFDMLDATIERENEQRQSYEGEFHGRQVMNVIACEGPQRVERPETYKQWQVRITRAGFKPRRIDRELVSQVKSKVKAGYHKDYVFDEDGKWMLQGWKGRILYAITCWVPV, from the coding sequence ATGGTTATGGAGTCAAGTTTTCAAGAATACACCGATTTCATCAATGGTTTTTCATTGGATGATGAGAATACTTCGCCTGTGTTTGATCAATATCCAGGTCATGTGAACGGGTATAGATTTAGGGATGAACCTTTGGATCTCAGCTTCTTAGACGTTCCTTCACCTTCACCTACACCTGCCAATGACCCGGCTAGCGCGAATTTGTTACCAGTCGCGTTGCAAGTCGATTCTCCTGATGAGTATACGGATTATGTTGCTAAATTCATAAACCAGATTCTCGTTGAAGAGAATATGGAGAGTAAGCAGAGTATGTTTCTTGACCCTTTTGCTTTACAAGATACCGAGAAATCATTCTATGAAGCTCTTGGCAACAACCAGTTATCCGTGCAACCGCCTTTTAGTTTCGAAAGCCTAGAAGAGATCCCCGGTGGAAGTACTAGCGAGTACAGTACGCACAGTAGCACAAGCGGTAGCAACTCTGTTCAACCTCAATGTCTCCGTAGTGACTCGTTTGAGACGAAATCTTCGGTCACACAAACTCATTTGCGTGAGAACCTTCCTTTTGAGTCTACTGTAAGTGTGACTAATGATGTTAATGACACAATGGATTCCATGATAAACGCACACGTTTTTCAAAGCATGTTCACCAATAACGAGACCATGTTGCAGTTCAAGAAAGGTATGGAGGAAGCAAGAAAGTTCCTTCCTCCTAACAAACCTCTCGTTATCGATCTCGAAAAGTATAATTTACCGTTGGATATAGTCGCTTCTCCTCCAGAGGTTGTGAAAACGGAGAAAGTCGAAATGGATAATTTATCAAACAGGTTTAGAGGACGAAAACATTTTCAGTTGGAGGATAATAGTTATGAAGACGAAAGAATTAGCAAGCAGTCTGCTGTTTACGAGGATGAAGAAGACGAGTTATCTCAGATGTTCGATAAGATCCTTCTTTGTACTAATGCTAAAGGCGAGCCGACACCCGGTTGTGGAGACCTTCCAAAAAACCCGAATTTACAATACGTGTATAGTGGTTGGAACGCTCCGGTTTGGAGAACGGGAAACGCAAACGAAAGCATCGACATTAGAACGTTATTAATCAACTGCGCACAGTCGGTTGCTGCGGACGATTACAAGGTTGCAAGCGAACAACTGAAGCAGATTCGACAACACGCGTCTCCATCCGGTAACGCTTCACAGAGGTTAGCGCATATTTTCGCTCTTGGTCTAGAGGCACGCATGTCGGGTACGGGTTCGGAGATCTATGAATCTCAGAAGACCACCGGAATCCTGTCTGCTGATAAGTTGAAAGCGTTGCAGTCGTACATGTCATCATGCCCGTTCAAAAAGAACGAGATATTCTTTGCTAACAAAACGATTTACGAAGCAGCGTTATCTTCTTCGACACTTCATATTGTCGACTTTGGTATTGCTTACGGTTTTCAGTGGCCGATTCTTATCAAACACTTGGGTGATAGACCTGGTGGGCCCCCGAAGTTGAGGATTACGGGAATAGAGTTTCCACAACCGGGTTTTAGGCCAGCTGAGTGGGTAGAGGAGACGGGGCGACGGTTGGCCACTTACTGTGAGCGGTTTAAAGTTCCGTTCGAGTACAACGCGATAGCGATTCAAAACTGGGAAATGATCAACATTGACGATCTTAAGCTTCAGAGAAACGAGTTTCTTGCTGTGAATGCTCTCGCTCGATTTGAAAACTTGCTCGATGAAACGATGGTCACCGGCAGTAGTCCACGGGATGCGGTTTTGAAGCTTGTTCGGGATATGAAACCGGATATCTTTGTTCATTCGATTGTTAACGGATCTTATAGTGCTCCGTTCTTTGTAACCCGCTTCAGGGAGGCGCTTTTTCACTACTCTGCTTTGTTCGACATGCTCGATGCGACGATAGAACGTGAGAATGAACAAAGACAGAGTTATGAGGGAGAATTTCATGGGCGCCAAGTTATGAACGTGATTGCGTGTGAAGGTCCGCAGAGGGTGGAGCGGCCTGAAACGTACAAGCAGTGGCAGGTTCGAATCACACGGGCTGGGTTCAAACCGAGACGCATCGACCGGGAGCTTGTTTCGCAAGTGAAAAGTAAGGTGAAGGCTGGGTATCACAAAGATTATGTGTTTGATGAAGATGGGAAATGGATGCTACAGGGATGGAAAGGCAGGATTCTGTATGCCATTACTTGTTGGGTACCCGTGTAG